A genomic stretch from Geothermobacter hydrogeniphilus includes:
- a CDS encoding MFS transporter codes for MNGPAAKTRLWRAWCLYDWGNSAFATVILTAVFPVYFVSLIPPGGVHIPGLTSPLAASALWGYLVSGSLLLVALCAPQLGHWADRRGYHLALLRLCALGGAAACLLLALPAASAWLPAALFFALANLAFAGGNIFYNAYLPILAAPDEMDRLSSRGYALGYLGGGLALLLVFGLIQGSQLLGLPDKAAAGRLGFALTGLWWAGFALPALLHLPATPARPAEGRGSYLATFRELRRHSDLFRFLLAFLCYNDGVQTVIVVSAVFARQELGLSQGSILGCFLMIQFLALPGTLLCGRLAERFGTRRTLLFAIGAFLGVVCWAYFMTRGWEFWALGVIVAAILGGIQALSRSLFGSLVPAGKNAEFFGFFAISNKFAAILGPFLFALINQLTGSTRNAIIALSVLFILGGWLLSRVDIERGRKLAREEGSDQAG; via the coding sequence ATGAACGGCCCGGCAGCCAAAACCCGGCTCTGGCGCGCCTGGTGCCTCTACGACTGGGGCAACTCCGCCTTTGCCACCGTCATCCTGACGGCGGTCTTTCCGGTCTATTTCGTCAGCCTGATTCCCCCCGGCGGCGTCCACATTCCCGGGCTGACATCGCCCCTGGCGGCCAGTGCTCTCTGGGGCTACCTGGTGTCCGGGTCGCTGCTGCTGGTCGCCCTCTGCGCTCCGCAGCTCGGCCACTGGGCCGACCGCCGCGGCTATCACCTCGCTCTGCTGCGGCTCTGTGCCCTGGGCGGCGCCGCGGCCTGCCTGCTGCTGGCCCTGCCGGCCGCCTCCGCCTGGCTGCCGGCGGCGCTCTTTTTCGCCCTCGCCAACCTCGCCTTCGCCGGCGGCAATATCTTCTACAACGCCTACCTGCCGATCCTCGCCGCGCCGGACGAGATGGACCGCCTGTCGTCGCGCGGTTACGCCCTCGGCTACCTCGGCGGCGGACTCGCCCTGCTGCTGGTGTTCGGCCTGATCCAGGGTTCGCAGCTGCTCGGCCTGCCCGACAAAGCGGCCGCCGGTCGTCTCGGCTTCGCCCTCACCGGCCTCTGGTGGGCCGGTTTCGCCCTGCCCGCGCTGCTGCACCTGCCCGCCACCCCGGCGCGTCCCGCAGAGGGGCGCGGCAGCTACCTGGCCACCTTCCGCGAACTGCGCCGCCACAGCGACCTGTTCCGCTTCCTGCTCGCCTTTCTCTGCTACAACGACGGCGTGCAGACCGTGATCGTCGTCTCGGCGGTCTTCGCCCGCCAGGAACTCGGCCTGTCGCAGGGAAGCATCCTCGGCTGTTTTTTGATGATCCAGTTTCTCGCCCTGCCCGGCACCCTGCTCTGCGGCCGACTGGCGGAGAGGTTCGGCACCCGCCGGACTCTGTTGTTCGCTATCGGGGCGTTTCTCGGGGTGGTCTGCTGGGCTTATTTCATGACCCGCGGCTGGGAGTTCTGGGCACTCGGCGTCATCGTCGCCGCCATCCTCGGCGGCATCCAGGCCCTCAGCCGGTCACTGTTCGGCAGTCTGGTCCCGGCGGGAAAGAATGCCGAGTTCTTCGGTTTTTTCGCCATCAGCAACAAGTTCGCGGCGATCCTCGGTCCCTTCCTGTTCGCCCTGATCAACCAGCTCACCGGCTCGACCCGCAACGCCATCATCGCCCTGTCAGTACTGTTCATTCTCGGTGGCTGGCTGCTGTCGCGGGTGGATATCGAGCGGGGGAGGAAGTTGGCGCGGGAGGAAGGATCTGATCAGGCGGGGTGA
- a CDS encoding DEAD/DEAH box helicase family protein, whose amino-acid sequence MFALSHSLHDVLESFGFTILKTIESGFVYENRDDTCIVVDVGICDLEDYRYVDYTSVQNSLFFEYERVFRFFYEEGQPVQLLKAEIDFFLNGADDPEKINRFGRNRSEQDVDPTRPEALFEDCFIEAFGESNRGVLFREFPYVDCAGKTRFVDYALFTTRQKIAIELNGESFHHPTVIGAKKYCSQLFKQNSLVSDGFKVFRWSERGMRDREKFIQELRLFLGAPQEFVEKAHLKVDRQLATIDLHDHQLDVLEQLASERASGRHNFLIVLPTGTGKTEIFIKDIERLKNRDRALKVLILVPSRKLRSQTIARLKLRLSAYRNVIGDDCFGAQEIIVQTYAFLHRHYFKLPRDAFDYIVVDEAHHSVAVGLRSVLEHFNPRHLIGVTATPERFDQRRLEEVFGEYESSLTLREAVEKGLVPPVRCYRIRSNVDLSAVRFNGREYVKTDLQRTLQVPSRDLLIAEILKKYFSGPFSDKQGVVFCVDIQHAKRMARCLNQHGISSIAVDGRDRKRADLGLQSYMNGDIRFLCACDLLTEGWDAPQTSILVMARPTFSRVLYTQQLGRGLRHHPGKEALYVLDVVDSYGAKLAPISLHALFGINRYCPFANVIEPDHAPGNGELVVLDGLYEGVRRVEPVDIFSFESMYGDFLNEEQLARELFVSTGTVKNWLRKGRIQADYSHRFGRSTLYFFNPEKVAEVRQRLGLSEHTESTRKKDFLEFLENRDYTFSYKIIFLLAFLKVRNVRHEASLPELLDLYQRFYLHILDKHGRCERPSCPYNREDYVRDQAGLQRSLLANPFEKFERKRFFHHCKDLNYIGLDSVLSRQLEESDYRTIVQQMEKDLSEYYRKLDISLDEEDYAFLLPEDDQIPADEKIVFQDAPAEEEKFRSVVPFYPLEIAAGSFMDSALPAEPESWVKMDGISGRKSFDDSMFVARIQGNSMEPDIGDGSYCLFTTRTGGTRQGKIVLARHDSLRDPETGATFTIKRYHSQKRVDPGMGWTHEHIVLKPANPAYKDIVIPEDEADAFAIVAFFVEVLG is encoded by the coding sequence ATGTTCGCCCTATCCCATTCCCTTCACGATGTCCTCGAATCCTTCGGTTTTACCATTCTCAAGACAATAGAGTCCGGGTTTGTATATGAAAATCGGGACGACACCTGCATTGTCGTAGATGTAGGCATCTGCGACCTTGAAGACTATCGTTACGTTGACTATACGTCGGTCCAGAATTCCCTATTCTTTGAGTACGAGCGGGTTTTCCGATTTTTCTATGAGGAAGGGCAGCCTGTTCAGTTGTTGAAGGCTGAAATCGATTTTTTTCTGAACGGAGCGGATGATCCTGAAAAGATCAACCGATTCGGTCGCAACCGGTCTGAACAGGATGTGGATCCGACCCGTCCTGAAGCCCTTTTTGAAGATTGCTTTATCGAGGCGTTCGGTGAATCCAACCGAGGTGTTCTGTTCCGGGAGTTCCCCTATGTCGATTGCGCCGGCAAGACCAGGTTTGTCGACTATGCCCTGTTCACCACCAGGCAGAAGATTGCGATCGAGCTCAATGGCGAATCATTCCATCATCCGACAGTCATAGGTGCAAAAAAATACTGTTCCCAGTTGTTCAAACAGAATTCCCTGGTCTCTGACGGGTTCAAGGTTTTCCGCTGGTCTGAGCGTGGCATGCGGGACCGGGAAAAATTCATTCAGGAGCTGAGGCTCTTCCTGGGGGCACCGCAGGAATTTGTTGAAAAGGCCCACCTGAAGGTTGACCGGCAACTGGCAACTATCGATCTGCATGACCACCAGCTGGATGTGCTGGAACAGCTAGCCAGTGAAAGAGCTTCCGGGCGTCATAATTTTCTCATTGTATTGCCCACAGGCACCGGCAAAACAGAAATATTCATCAAGGATATTGAAAGGCTGAAGAACAGGGACAGGGCGCTAAAGGTGCTTATTCTTGTCCCCAGCAGAAAACTCCGCTCCCAGACAATAGCCCGGCTGAAGTTACGACTTTCCGCATATCGGAATGTTATCGGTGACGACTGTTTCGGTGCGCAGGAAATCATTGTTCAGACCTACGCTTTTCTGCATCGACACTATTTCAAACTTCCCCGTGATGCTTTTGACTATATTGTCGTTGACGAGGCTCATCATTCTGTTGCTGTCGGTCTACGTAGCGTTCTGGAACATTTCAATCCCCGCCATCTGATTGGCGTGACCGCTACGCCGGAACGGTTTGATCAGCGTCGACTCGAAGAGGTTTTTGGAGAATATGAATCGTCTTTGACACTGCGGGAAGCTGTCGAGAAAGGGCTGGTGCCACCTGTCCGCTGTTATCGGATTCGTTCGAATGTCGATCTGTCAGCGGTGCGTTTTAATGGGCGCGAATATGTCAAAACCGATCTTCAACGTACCCTTCAAGTTCCGTCTCGGGATCTGCTGATAGCTGAAATCCTGAAAAAATATTTTTCCGGCCCCTTTTCCGACAAGCAAGGGGTGGTTTTCTGTGTGGACATTCAACATGCGAAAAGGATGGCCCGTTGTTTGAACCAGCACGGAATATCGTCCATTGCGGTGGACGGCCGTGACCGGAAAAGAGCCGATCTGGGACTGCAGTCATACATGAACGGTGATATCCGTTTTCTGTGTGCCTGTGATCTTCTGACTGAAGGATGGGACGCTCCTCAGACCAGCATTCTGGTCATGGCGAGGCCAACCTTTTCCAGAGTTCTGTATACCCAGCAGTTGGGCAGAGGTTTGCGTCATCATCCTGGGAAGGAAGCCCTTTATGTGCTCGATGTCGTAGATAGTTATGGTGCCAAACTTGCCCCGATATCTTTGCATGCTCTGTTTGGAATAAATCGTTATTGCCCCTTCGCGAATGTCATAGAGCCAGACCATGCTCCTGGAAATGGAGAACTTGTTGTTCTTGACGGTCTTTATGAAGGTGTTCGGCGGGTCGAGCCGGTGGATATCTTTTCTTTTGAGAGCATGTACGGAGATTTCCTCAACGAAGAACAGCTTGCCCGTGAACTTTTTGTCTCAACCGGCACAGTAAAAAACTGGTTGCGTAAGGGCAGGATACAGGCGGATTACTCACACCGGTTCGGCCGTTCGACGCTCTATTTTTTCAACCCGGAAAAAGTTGCTGAGGTACGTCAGCGTCTGGGACTTTCGGAGCATACGGAATCCACCAGGAAGAAGGACTTTCTGGAGTTTCTTGAAAACCGCGATTACACGTTCTCCTACAAAATCATTTTTCTGCTTGCCTTCCTGAAGGTCAGAAATGTTCGCCACGAAGCGTCATTGCCCGAACTCCTCGACCTTTATCAGCGATTCTATTTGCATATACTCGATAAACATGGCCGCTGTGAACGACCAAGCTGCCCTTATAACCGGGAGGATTATGTTCGGGACCAGGCGGGGCTGCAAAGGAGCCTGCTTGCTAATCCTTTTGAGAAATTTGAACGCAAGCGCTTTTTCCACCATTGCAAGGACCTGAACTATATCGGTCTGGATTCGGTGCTGAGCAGGCAGCTCGAAGAGTCCGACTACAGAACCATCGTCCAGCAGATGGAGAAGGATCTCAGCGAGTATTATCGCAAACTGGACATTAGTCTTGATGAAGAGGATTACGCATTCCTGCTTCCAGAAGATGACCAGATACCTGCAGATGAGAAAATTGTTTTTCAGGATGCACCTGCCGAAGAGGAAAAATTCCGAAGCGTTGTGCCGTTTTACCCGCTTGAAATAGCTGCCGGTTCCTTTATGGATTCTGCGCTTCCCGCGGAGCCTGAAAGCTGGGTAAAAATGGACGGGATTTCAGGACGGAAGTCTTTTGACGATTCGATGTTTGTCGCCAGGATCCAGGGTAATTCGATGGAGCCGGACATTGGGGATGGTAGTTATTGCCTTTTTACCACTCGGACAGGCGGCACACGACAAGGGAAAATCGTTCTGGCCCGACACGACAGCCTGCGGGATCCTGAGACCGGGGCAACATTTACGATAAAGCGGTATCATAGTCAAAAGCGAGTCGATCCCGGCATGGGATGGACACATGAACATATTGTTTTAAAGCCTGCTAATCCTGCATATAAAGATATTGTTATACCTGAAGATGAGGCCGATGCTTTTGCTATAGTAGCTTTTTTTGTAGAAGTCCTAGGGTAA
- a CDS encoding DUF302 domain-containing protein encodes MKIILFMSILLLTTSSLLYAAGGLITVTSAHSVSQTADRLEAALHAKGMTVFNRIDHAAGAAKVGLQLRPTTLVIFGNPKIGSKLMQCDQQTAIDLPMKALIYKDADGRVQLSYNDPAWLGKRHQLDACQPVLNKISKALSNFAHAATKP; translated from the coding sequence ATGAAAATCATCCTGTTCATGTCTATCCTGCTGCTGACGACCAGCTCGCTGCTCTATGCCGCGGGCGGCCTGATCACCGTCACCAGCGCTCATTCCGTCAGCCAGACCGCCGACCGGCTGGAAGCGGCCCTGCATGCCAAGGGGATGACAGTCTTCAACCGCATCGATCATGCCGCCGGCGCGGCAAAAGTGGGGCTGCAGCTGCGCCCGACCACGCTGGTGATCTTCGGCAACCCGAAAATCGGCAGCAAGCTGATGCAGTGCGACCAGCAGACCGCCATCGACCTGCCGATGAAGGCCCTGATCTACAAAGATGCCGACGGCAGGGTCCAGCTGAGCTACAATGATCCGGCCTGGCTCGGAAAACGTCACCAACTCGACGCCTGCCAACCGGTTCTGAACAAGATCAGCAAGGCTCTGAGCAATTTCGCTCATGCGGCGACCAAACCATGA
- a CDS encoding TraR/DksA family transcriptional regulator, giving the protein MSIANIWKFRDALLARRTELEKQLADSAESAEAVDLDQPIGRLSRMDAMQQQQMTLAGRRIAEQRLRQIAAALERIEADAYGICVACEEEIDPDRLRARPESPFCVDCQERRERR; this is encoded by the coding sequence ATGAGTATTGCCAATATCTGGAAATTCAGGGATGCACTGCTTGCCCGTCGCACTGAGCTGGAAAAACAACTGGCTGACTCCGCCGAATCCGCCGAGGCGGTCGATCTCGACCAGCCGATCGGCCGACTGTCGCGGATGGACGCCATGCAGCAGCAACAGATGACCCTGGCCGGACGCCGCATCGCCGAACAGCGCCTGCGGCAGATCGCCGCCGCCCTTGAGCGCATCGAGGCGGACGCGTACGGCATCTGCGTCGCATGCGAAGAGGAAATCGACCCGGACCGGCTGCGGGCCCGGCCGGAGAGCCCCTTCTGCGTCGACTGCCAGGAACGGCGGGAGCGGCGGTAA
- a CDS encoding LysE family translocator has translation MLDPTRLSLFCAASIALILTPGPDNIYVLTRGIAQGRLAALAAASGFALGNLVHTLFAILGLSALLASSATLFGLVKLVGGGYLIWIGVKMLRSAGTIRTENALPAVRPGLIFRQSIVANILNPKVAVFFIAFFPQFVSADADAIPLQMLLLGCIFVVLVLLIFGLIGFFAGSLGAWLQRRPRTGRWLDRGAGTILVALGIRLAWPGR, from the coding sequence ATGCTCGACCCGACCCGCCTCTCTCTCTTCTGCGCCGCCTCCATCGCCCTGATCCTGACCCCGGGGCCGGACAACATCTACGTTCTCACCCGCGGCATCGCCCAGGGACGCCTGGCGGCACTGGCCGCGGCAAGCGGTTTCGCCCTCGGCAACCTGGTGCATACCCTGTTCGCCATTCTCGGCCTGTCCGCCCTGCTTGCCTCGTCGGCAACCCTGTTCGGCCTGGTCAAACTGGTCGGCGGCGGTTACCTGATCTGGATCGGCGTTAAAATGCTGCGCAGCGCCGGCACCATCCGCACCGAAAACGCCCTCCCGGCGGTGCGCCCCGGCCTGATCTTCCGCCAGTCGATTGTCGCCAACATCCTCAACCCCAAGGTCGCGGTCTTCTTCATCGCCTTTTTCCCGCAGTTCGTCTCCGCCGACGCCGACGCGATCCCCTTGCAGATGCTGCTGCTCGGATGTATCTTCGTGGTGCTGGTACTGCTGATCTTCGGCCTGATCGGCTTCTTCGCCGGCAGCCTCGGTGCCTGGCTGCAGCGTCGACCACGCACCGGACGCTGGCTGGATCGCGGCGCCGGAACCATCCTTGTCGCCCTCGGCATCCGTCTCGCCTGGCCGGGACGCTGA